From a single Terriglobia bacterium genomic region:
- a CDS encoding cation:proton antiporter, producing MEHPGQVLLELFLMYAGGKLLAEIAERLRQPGVLGELIAGVLLGPSLLHLVHLTELNQGIAEIGAVFLLFTVGLETKPSDLLEVGWTAVAVGVLGVILPFVLGLLYMKFAGHTTVESIFVGAAMVATSVGITARVLGDLGALSTRAARVILAAAVLDDILGLLVLAVVSSLSTGEIHYLQLLTVAAEAVGFTLLIVFLGSRLIGRFQPQVEKLRARDSAFILSIILCLGLSLASVYIGIAAIVGAFLSGLAFADHSERWKLQENAHPLSEFLAPFFFVMLGVQVNVETLAKPSILGLAAIICILAILGKLVGCGFGAFGMNFKDKLRVGIGMVPRGEVGLIVAGVGLTLHTISEAVYSIVLLMSIVTTLVAPPFLRMVMPFPSKEASPPEALPQDEGRSAEVSLEE from the coding sequence ATGGAACACCCGGGCCAGGTATTGCTCGAGCTCTTCCTGATGTATGCGGGAGGAAAGCTGCTGGCGGAAATCGCCGAGCGGCTCCGGCAGCCCGGAGTTTTGGGCGAGTTGATTGCAGGCGTGTTGCTGGGGCCGTCGCTGCTCCACCTGGTCCATCTCACCGAACTGAACCAGGGCATCGCTGAAATCGGAGCGGTGTTTCTGCTCTTCACCGTTGGCCTGGAAACAAAGCCCAGCGACCTTCTGGAAGTGGGCTGGACGGCTGTCGCCGTCGGGGTCCTGGGCGTCATCCTGCCTTTTGTGCTGGGCCTCTTGTACATGAAGTTTGCCGGCCACACGACGGTCGAGTCGATTTTTGTGGGCGCTGCAATGGTGGCGACCAGCGTGGGCATTACCGCCAGAGTTTTGGGGGATTTGGGCGCCCTGTCAACCCGCGCGGCCCGCGTGATTCTGGCAGCAGCCGTGTTGGATGACATTCTGGGCTTGCTGGTGCTTGCCGTGGTCAGCAGCCTTTCAACCGGAGAAATCCATTACCTCCAATTGCTCACAGTCGCCGCCGAGGCCGTGGGCTTCACGCTTCTGATCGTGTTTTTGGGCTCGCGGCTGATTGGCCGGTTTCAGCCTCAGGTCGAAAAACTTCGCGCGCGCGATTCCGCTTTCATCCTTTCAATCATCCTCTGCCTGGGACTCTCTCTCGCATCTGTTTACATCGGCATCGCCGCCATTGTCGGAGCGTTCCTGTCCGGGCTGGCGTTTGCCGACCACAGCGAGCGGTGGAAGCTGCAAGAGAACGCTCATCCGCTCAGCGAATTCCTGGCGCCTTTCTTTTTTGTGATGCTCGGGGTGCAGGTGAACGTCGAGACGCTTGCGAAGCCCAGCATCCTGGGCCTTGCCGCCATCATCTGTATCCTGGCCATCCTCGGAAAGCTTGTGGGCTGCGGGTTTGGCGCCTTCGGTATGAATTTCAAGGACAAGTTGCGCGTTGGCATTGGGATGGTACCGCGGGGAGAAGTCGGGTTGATCGTGGCGGGCGTGGGTTTGACCCTGCACACCATTTCCGAAGCCGTCTATTCCATCGTTCTGCTGATGAGCATAGTCACCACCCTTGTAGCGCCTCCATTCCTCCGCATGGTGATGCCCTTTCCGTCGAAGGAGGCGTCGCCTCCTGAGGCCCTGCCCCAGGACGAAGGGCGCTCAGCCGAAGTCTCTCTCGAAGAATAA
- a CDS encoding sugar phosphate isomerase/epimerase: MGKSGVGRRDFMRAAGASAAALGAAGTLGAQSQESKHADVPLAPATKFPKLAFITNYSRQKLAFATETGYEGVVVKAGKEFNPYLSDSQIDQILATSRETGCRIISVEGFYDLQGKGINHIDPDPAARRSSNEKFIHYLEFAHRLGCKFVGAFSGGIPGASFDRQAKELAEVFHDKFLPVCQKLDVSMGWENYPTAINFATVPAAWEKVFELIPDHHFGMEFDPSHLVRQYIDPYVAVWNIRDRLLAIHLKDTEITQPVLQQVGIRGDGWWRYRIPGQGLIDWPRFFTVLLQTGFNGGAAVEHEDKFWDAPPSDGAAEFPQARKDGFILAYRFLRQFLPGRLS, encoded by the coding sequence ATGGGAAAATCAGGAGTTGGACGGCGTGACTTCATGAGAGCGGCGGGCGCGTCTGCAGCGGCACTGGGAGCGGCTGGGACCCTTGGGGCGCAGAGCCAGGAATCGAAACATGCCGATGTTCCACTTGCTCCCGCAACCAAATTTCCCAAGCTTGCATTCATTACCAATTACTCGCGTCAGAAGCTGGCCTTTGCGACCGAAACAGGATATGAAGGCGTAGTGGTAAAGGCCGGGAAGGAATTCAACCCTTACCTGAGCGACTCTCAGATCGACCAGATTCTTGCGACTTCCCGCGAAACAGGCTGCCGGATCATCAGCGTCGAAGGATTTTATGATCTACAGGGAAAAGGCATCAACCACATTGACCCTGACCCCGCGGCGCGGCGCTCGTCAAATGAGAAGTTTATTCATTACCTCGAGTTTGCTCATCGACTGGGCTGCAAATTCGTGGGCGCCTTCAGCGGGGGAATTCCCGGGGCCAGTTTTGACCGGCAGGCGAAAGAGCTTGCGGAAGTATTCCATGACAAATTCCTCCCGGTGTGCCAGAAGCTCGACGTCTCAATGGGGTGGGAGAATTATCCCACGGCGATCAATTTCGCCACCGTCCCGGCGGCCTGGGAGAAAGTGTTTGAGCTGATTCCGGACCACCACTTTGGGATGGAATTTGATCCCTCTCATCTGGTCCGGCAATACATCGATCCTTATGTGGCCGTGTGGAACATCCGTGACCGCCTGCTGGCCATCCATCTGAAAGACACGGAAATCACTCAGCCGGTCCTCCAGCAGGTCGGAATTCGTGGGGATGGCTGGTGGCGCTATCGGATTCCCGGCCAGGGATTGATCGACTGGCCTCGCTTTTTCACCGTGCTTCTTCAGACTGGATTCAATGGCGGCGCAGCCGTTGAGCACGAAGACAAGTTCTGGGATGCGCCTCCGAGTGACGGTGCTGCGGAATTTCCGCAGGCCCGCAAGGACGGGTTCATCCTGGCCTATCGCTTCTTGCGGCAATTTCTTCCGGGCCGCCTCAGTTGA